In Kogia breviceps isolate mKogBre1 chromosome 7, mKogBre1 haplotype 1, whole genome shotgun sequence, a single window of DNA contains:
- the PSMD13 gene encoding 26S proteasome non-ATPase regulatory subunit 13: MKDVPGFLQQSQSSGPGQAAVWHRLEELYTKKLWHQLTLQVLDFVQDPCFAQGDGLIKLYENFISEFEHRVNPLSLVEIILHVVRQMTDPNVALTFLEKTREKVKSSDEAVILCKTAIGALKLNIGDLQVTKETIEDVEEMLNNLPGVTSVHSRFYDLSSKYYQTIGNHASYYKDALRFLGCVDIKDLPVSEQQERAFTLGLAGLLGEGVFNFGELLMHPVLESLRNTDRQWLIDTLYAFNSGNVERFQTLKTAWGQQPDLAASEAQLLRKIQLLCLMEMTFTRPANHRQLTFEEIAKSAKITVNEVELLVMKALSVGLLKGSIDEVDKRVHMTWVQPRVLDLQQIKGMKDRLEFWCTDVKSMEMLVEHQAHDILT; the protein is encoded by the exons ATGAAGGACGTACCTGGTTTCTTACAGCAGAGCCAGAGCTCCGGGCCCGGCCAGGCCGCCGTGTGGCACCGTCTTGAGGAGCTCTACACTAAGAA GTTGTGGCATCAGCTGACACTTCAGGTGCTTGATTTTGTACAGGACCCATGCTTTGCCCAAGGAGATGGTCTCATTAAG CTTTATGAAAACTTCATCAGTGAATTTGAACACAG GGTGAATCCTTTGTCCCTGGTAGAAATCATTCTTCATGTAGTTAGACAGATGACTG ATCCTAATGTGGCTCTTACTTTTCTGGAAAAGACTCGTGAGAAG GTGAAAAGTAGCGATGAGGCAGTGATCCTGTGTAAAACCGCAATTGGAGCTCTAAAATTAAATATCGGGGACCTACAAGTTACAAAG GAAACAATTGAAGATGTTGAAGAAATGCTCAATAACCTCCCTGGGGTGACATCCGTTCACAGTCGTTTCTACGACCTTTCCAGTAAATACTATCAAACAATTGGAAACCACGCATCCTACTACAAAGATGCGCTGCGGTTTCTGGGCTGTGTTGACATCAAGGATCTGCCAG TGTCTGAACAGCAGGAGAGAGCTTTCACGCTGGGACTGGCAGGGCTTCTTGGCGAGGGAGTTTTCAACTTCGGAGAGCTG CTCATGCACCCCGTGCTGGAGTCACTGAGGAACACTGACCGCCAGTGGCTGATTGACACCCTCTATGCCTTTAACAGCGGCAACGTAGAACGATTCCAGACCCTGAAGACCGCCTGGGGCCAGCAG CCTGATTTAGCAGCCAGCGAGGCCCAGCTTCTGAGGAAAATCCAGTTGCTGTGTCTCATGGAG atgacTTTCACACGACCTGCCAATCATAGACAACTCACTTTTGAAGAAATTGCCAAAAGTGCTAAAATCACCGTGAATGAG GTGGAGTTGCTGGTGATGAAGGCCCTCTCGGTGGGGCTGCTGAAAGGCAGTATTGACGAGGTGGATAAGCGGGTTCACATGACTTGGGTGCAGCCCCGCGTGTTGGATTTGCAACAG ATCAAGGGGATGAAGGACCGCCTGGAGTTCTGGTGCACCGACGTGAAGAGcatggagatgctggtggagcaCCAGGCCCACGACATCCTCACCTAG